The following are from one region of the Rhodopirellula sp. P2 genome:
- the rfbA gene encoding glucose-1-phosphate thymidylyltransferase RfbA yields the protein MPQKGIILAGGSGTRLHPITLAMSKQMLPVYDKPMIYYPLSVLLLADIREVLIISTPQDLPHFERLLGDGSHLGCKFSYAEQPVPNGLAQAFLIGEEFIGNDSVALILGDNIFYGSGFGDLIRSHSNPTGAVVFASHVNDPGRYGVVEFDEQMKAISLEEKPEQPKSNYAVPGLYFYDNSVVDLAKQVKPSARGEYEITSLNQAYLDAGQLSVGVFNRGIAWLDTGTFASLNEASTFVRVIEERQGTKIGCIEEIAYYRNMIDHSQLSKLASRYGKSGYGDYLATIPHSTMSNHR from the coding sequence ATGCCTCAAAAAGGAATCATTCTCGCCGGTGGAAGTGGAACGAGACTCCATCCAATCACTCTGGCGATGTCAAAGCAGATGCTTCCTGTTTATGACAAACCCATGATCTACTACCCTCTGTCAGTACTTCTACTCGCAGATATCCGGGAAGTGCTCATTATCTCAACGCCCCAAGACCTGCCACACTTTGAAAGGCTATTGGGAGACGGCAGTCACTTGGGATGCAAGTTCTCTTACGCCGAGCAGCCTGTTCCAAATGGTCTCGCCCAAGCTTTTTTAATTGGTGAAGAATTCATTGGTAACGACAGTGTTGCTCTGATCTTGGGCGACAACATCTTTTACGGCTCCGGCTTCGGGGATCTCATCCGCAGCCATTCCAACCCAACGGGCGCTGTCGTCTTCGCATCCCACGTCAATGACCCAGGGCGATATGGAGTCGTGGAGTTTGACGAGCAGATGAAAGCAATTTCCCTCGAAGAGAAGCCCGAACAACCGAAATCGAATTACGCAGTCCCGGGGCTCTACTTCTACGACAATTCCGTTGTAGATCTTGCCAAGCAAGTCAAGCCATCCGCACGAGGTGAATATGAGATCACAAGTCTCAACCAGGCTTACCTCGATGCAGGGCAGCTCTCGGTTGGGGTTTTCAACCGTGGGATCGCCTGGCTGGATACCGGAACGTTCGCTTCGCTCAACGAAGCCTCGACGTTTGTTCGTGTCATCGAGGAACGCCAGGGAACAAAAATTGGTTGCATCGAAGAAATCGCATACTACCGAAATATGATCGACCACTCCCAACTATCAAAATTAGCATCTCGGTACGGAAAAAGCGGATATGGCGACTACCTCGCCACAATCCCACACTCAACGATGAGCAACCACCGATGA
- the rffA gene encoding dTDP-4-amino-4,6-dideoxygalactose transaminase, protein MNSEERKSLSAPIPFNKPFVAGKELFYIAQAVTMGNLGGDGHFTQACSRLLEQTFGIQKVLLTPSCTAALEMAAMLCRLEPGDEVIMPSYTFVTTASSFVREGATPVFVDIRSDTLNIDETLIEAAISPRTKAICVVHYAGVACEMDTIMAIAKKHNLLVVEDAAQGVNSSYKGKPLGSIGDLGCYSFHETKNFICGEGGALCINNPRFIETAEIIREKGTNRSRFIRGQVDKYTWVEIGSSYVPSELSSAFLYGQLELMQEISTQRQTIYNNYDCLIRPIADRLGLQLPSIPTECTSNSHMYYLICSDGPQRTKLLSHMRSRGIQAVFHYVPLHSAPASVKRGFNRTSLPKTDNLSERLIRLPMYFDISTSEQEQVVDTMKSFL, encoded by the coding sequence ATGAACTCAGAAGAACGCAAGAGCCTGTCTGCACCAATCCCATTCAACAAACCATTTGTTGCAGGGAAGGAGCTCTTCTACATCGCTCAAGCAGTCACAATGGGCAACCTCGGTGGCGACGGTCACTTCACTCAAGCTTGCAGCCGACTACTGGAGCAAACGTTCGGCATTCAAAAGGTTTTGCTCACACCGTCCTGCACTGCCGCCTTAGAAATGGCCGCCATGTTGTGTCGCCTCGAACCAGGCGACGAAGTCATCATGCCGTCCTACACATTCGTCACGACCGCCTCTTCGTTCGTCCGCGAGGGCGCAACTCCCGTGTTTGTCGACATCCGTTCGGACACTCTCAACATTGACGAGACGCTGATCGAAGCGGCCATTTCACCTCGCACCAAAGCGATATGCGTTGTCCATTATGCTGGCGTTGCATGCGAGATGGATACCATCATGGCCATCGCCAAGAAACACAACTTGCTTGTCGTCGAGGATGCCGCCCAGGGTGTGAACTCCTCCTACAAAGGCAAGCCACTCGGCTCCATCGGTGACCTGGGCTGCTACAGTTTCCACGAAACAAAAAACTTCATCTGCGGTGAAGGCGGCGCCCTGTGCATCAACAATCCACGATTCATCGAAACCGCTGAGATCATACGAGAGAAGGGCACAAACCGCAGCCGCTTCATCCGAGGACAAGTCGACAAATACACATGGGTCGAAATTGGATCGTCTTATGTCCCCAGTGAGTTGTCATCTGCCTTCCTCTATGGGCAGTTGGAGCTGATGCAGGAAATTTCAACGCAACGGCAAACGATTTACAACAACTACGATTGCTTGATTCGCCCCATTGCCGATCGCCTTGGCCTTCAACTACCAAGCATTCCTACGGAATGCACAAGTAACTCACACATGTACTATCTCATCTGCAGTGATGGGCCCCAGCGAACAAAACTCCTTTCACACATGCGATCGCGCGGAATCCAAGCAGTTTTTCACTACGTGCCACTTCACAGCGCCCCCGCATCTGTCAAGCGGGGCTTCAATCGAACCTCGCTTCCCAAGACTGACAACCTGAGCGAGAGGCTAATACGACTCCCAATGTACTTTGACATTTCAACGTCGGAACAAGAACAAGTCGTTGACACGATGAAGAGCTTCTTGTGA
- a CDS encoding DCC1-like thiol-disulfide oxidoreductase family protein — translation MIFSKLFRLVRDCYETEVSGIGLALFRILYSAVLMGEITTLFHYRHLVYDKIPFIAPSEIDWAWPLGIWLLSVAFIMVGVSYRKAALVNYLMTVTCVATTSSYEYHMFYAYTGINFLLMFTPAANRLSVDAIIRRNRAAAASLPSKPEQVSLINYRIIVFVGIALVYFDSVFHKLGSTIWTSGLGAWLPGSLPMVTQTDTSALLNHKWLAIGSGYAAFCFEAIFIFLFWFKRAWLPLTVIGIGLHFGILVEFPIPFFALGVICIYLLMIPPELFERFSFPRTTDPSLTVAFDAACPLCRMTKATVESFDLRSNVHFAPIDAPENLPPQLADISETELASTLHSVSKSGDIFRGVETYAQIGSAAFLLWPIGVALQTPGIRGLAERTYAWVAKNRRTERCTDTTCPVPMGATRTEPAPVITGLKQSNIASFAITVFLIAVVLAQGLMITQSALAIKFYHSAGLADTPAITAIRKATGLVRYIVQPLFGITYHGVFMDSHFDGYEHQIRITDKTTGETLPVTTKAGAPGKYLTGFNWVKWSFRVNAPNVDQTKLANGIRDFSAFWIHDRGLDLYGEHNMQVDVRRIRLPLTWEHNYYRSVMKTPWQSAGTASWNNGVFGIEIGEIESY, via the coding sequence ATGATCTTCTCAAAACTCTTTCGACTTGTTCGTGATTGCTACGAAACCGAAGTCTCAGGGATCGGGCTTGCGCTTTTCCGCATCCTGTACTCTGCGGTTTTAATGGGCGAGATCACCACACTGTTTCACTATCGCCACCTGGTATACGATAAGATCCCGTTCATCGCCCCCAGCGAAATTGATTGGGCTTGGCCACTTGGAATATGGTTACTTTCGGTTGCGTTCATAATGGTAGGTGTCAGCTACCGCAAAGCGGCGCTGGTCAACTACCTAATGACGGTAACTTGTGTCGCCACCACGTCTAGCTACGAATATCACATGTTCTATGCCTACACAGGCATAAATTTTCTGTTGATGTTCACCCCCGCTGCCAATCGACTGTCGGTCGATGCGATTATCCGACGCAACCGCGCTGCGGCGGCATCGCTCCCTTCCAAACCAGAACAAGTTTCCCTGATCAATTACCGGATCATTGTATTTGTTGGCATAGCACTTGTTTACTTCGACTCTGTCTTTCACAAACTGGGCTCCACCATTTGGACAAGTGGGCTAGGGGCTTGGCTGCCTGGCAGCCTGCCAATGGTAACGCAAACCGACACCTCTGCATTGCTGAACCATAAGTGGCTCGCGATTGGATCCGGCTACGCCGCATTCTGCTTTGAGGCAATTTTCATCTTTCTATTCTGGTTCAAGCGAGCCTGGCTCCCCTTGACGGTGATAGGAATCGGACTCCACTTTGGAATCCTGGTAGAATTCCCAATCCCTTTCTTCGCACTAGGTGTTATCTGCATCTACTTGCTAATGATTCCTCCAGAGCTTTTTGAACGCTTTTCATTCCCTCGAACAACTGATCCATCTTTGACTGTGGCGTTTGACGCCGCATGCCCCTTGTGCCGCATGACAAAGGCGACTGTCGAATCATTTGACTTGCGTTCAAACGTTCACTTTGCCCCCATCGATGCCCCGGAGAACCTGCCTCCCCAATTGGCCGATATATCGGAAACCGAATTAGCTTCAACCTTGCATTCGGTTTCCAAAAGTGGGGATATTTTTCGCGGTGTTGAAACGTATGCCCAGATCGGATCGGCAGCATTCCTGCTCTGGCCCATCGGCGTCGCGCTTCAAACCCCTGGGATCCGCGGACTAGCAGAGCGCACCTATGCATGGGTGGCAAAAAATCGTCGCACAGAACGATGCACCGATACGACCTGCCCCGTTCCGATGGGAGCGACAAGAACAGAGCCAGCCCCAGTGATTACCGGCCTGAAGCAATCCAATATCGCCAGCTTTGCAATCACCGTCTTCCTGATTGCCGTCGTCTTGGCACAGGGCCTGATGATCACCCAATCGGCATTGGCCATCAAATTTTATCACTCGGCGGGGCTGGCCGACACGCCAGCTATCACAGCTATCCGCAAGGCAACTGGCCTAGTCCGTTACATAGTCCAACCGCTGTTTGGAATCACTTACCACGGCGTCTTCATGGATTCTCACTTCGACGGATACGAACATCAAATTAGAATCACCGACAAAACGACTGGTGAAACGCTACCAGTGACGACGAAAGCAGGCGCCCCTGGGAAGTATTTAACCGGTTTCAACTGGGTAAAATGGTCATTTCGCGTCAATGCCCCAAATGTCGATCAGACAAAACTTGCCAATGGAATCCGTGATTTCTCAGCGTTCTGGATTCACGACCGCGGGCTCGACCTGTACGGCGAACACAATATGCAAGTCGATGTTCGCCGCATCCGGTTGCCCCTGACCTGGGAACATAACTATTACCGCAGCGTAATGAAAACACCGTGGCAATCAGCGGGAACCGCCAGCTGGAACAACGGCGTTTTCGGCATTGAAATCGGTGAAATCGAAAGTTATTAG
- a CDS encoding WbqC family protein yields MCKTVAVIQSSYLPWKGYFDIIHDVDLFIFYDDVQFSKNSWRNRNRIIGPSGPHWITVPVGKASGRLIHEVELTDHAWQDKHLAAITNAYRKSRYFKLYIDFVTDIFTQKKWTSLSELNQQTTRDIATNLLGIDTKMIDSRVFSPSGAKQERLIDLLKQAGATRYISGPAAKDYISEQVFRDNNIELIYKDYAGYPTYDQGTKEFAHDVTILDTLFHCGPSTPQHVWDWRDQQQVPNRLQGTKSDGS; encoded by the coding sequence ATGTGCAAAACGGTCGCCGTCATTCAGTCAAGCTACCTACCGTGGAAGGGATACTTTGACATCATCCATGATGTCGATCTATTCATATTCTACGACGATGTCCAATTCTCAAAGAACAGCTGGCGCAACCGCAACCGAATCATCGGGCCATCGGGCCCCCACTGGATAACGGTCCCCGTTGGCAAAGCAAGTGGCCGGCTGATCCATGAAGTCGAACTCACTGACCATGCGTGGCAAGACAAACACCTCGCCGCGATCACCAACGCCTACCGAAAGTCGAGGTATTTCAAACTCTACATTGACTTTGTGACCGACATCTTCACACAAAAGAAGTGGACCAGTCTCTCTGAGTTGAACCAACAAACGACGCGTGATATCGCAACAAATCTACTTGGAATCGATACAAAAATGATTGATTCTCGCGTCTTTTCGCCCTCAGGTGCAAAGCAAGAGCGTCTAATCGACCTCCTAAAGCAAGCTGGTGCCACACGTTACATCTCTGGTCCTGCCGCCAAAGACTATATCAGCGAACAAGTTTTTCGAGACAACAATATTGAACTGATCTACAAGGACTACGCTGGATACCCAACGTATGACCAGGGCACTAAAGAATTTGCCCACGACGTAACGATCCTAGACACGCTGTTCCACTGCGGCCCATCAACTCCCCAACACGTGTGGGATTGGAGAGACCAACAGCAGGTACCGAACAGATTGCAAGGGACCAAGTCAGATGGCAGCTAA
- a CDS encoding acetyltransferase, with protein MAAKLAIIGAGDLGKTLLKLLSDIPTYNFAGFLDDTLAQENGKGKNVLGAIDDAKRLQNEGAFDAAILAIGYNHMVARQQIFEDMSRSGIRLAKLIHPTACIANDSRIEHGSVIFPGCTIDVGARIGRNTVINAGAVVSHDTSIGSHCFIGPGSVFAGFAHTGERCRFGVGCIIHDNIRISDDCQVASASLVTHDVPPGQLVMGTPAKFRRKVEWLR; from the coding sequence ATGGCAGCTAAACTGGCAATTATTGGGGCAGGCGATCTTGGCAAAACACTCCTGAAACTCTTAAGCGATATACCGACCTATAATTTCGCTGGCTTTTTGGACGACACCCTCGCCCAGGAGAACGGCAAAGGCAAAAACGTACTTGGTGCTATTGATGATGCAAAACGGTTACAGAACGAAGGAGCGTTTGATGCTGCAATTCTTGCCATCGGCTATAATCACATGGTCGCGAGACAACAGATCTTCGAGGACATGTCCCGCTCTGGTATTCGCCTTGCCAAGCTTATCCACCCAACCGCATGCATTGCAAACGACAGCAGAATCGAACATGGTTCTGTAATTTTTCCCGGATGCACAATTGATGTCGGCGCTCGAATAGGACGCAACACAGTCATAAACGCGGGTGCAGTCGTCAGCCATGACACATCGATAGGTTCGCACTGCTTCATTGGACCAGGCAGCGTTTTCGCGGGTTTTGCTCACACCGGCGAACGATGCCGGTTTGGTGTCGGATGCATCATCCATGACAACATTCGAATTAGCGATGACTGCCAAGTGGCTAGTGCGTCACTAGTTACGCATGACGTGCCACCAGGACAACTTGTAATGGGAACGCCTGCAAAGTTCCGTCGGAAGGTTGAATGGCTCCGCTAG
- a CDS encoding TDP-N-acetylfucosamine:lipid II N-acetylfucosaminyltransferase, whose translation MNSALHLLADSPYGNMIAKLFTDALPEWEHTFFVCSKGPLRYPITSTRKVHSGSPKRLTELTNESLQVIVSNGVPLNSAYHQSLPDNPAKVWVLWGFEVYANRRFRSISDGTSTFTMPGTSDLYRAKRDQSRLRRMASFARQLLASTRPSHLKDAIEQFDHCVMLFREEYDMLQELIGFSKLPLTQTAGVPLDSLIGEGILTAEDTPQGRPNNILLGNSASPTCNHVEAIERIQRIGLPAGGKVIVPLSYGDKRYGEAVSQLLAKHLPNRHVALTDFMPIDKYNDVLGSCPIVLMNHLRQQAVGNILASIYRGAIVYLNRTPVYLGLKRMGIDVRLVDDLKSREQITERLETSQVLKHREILEEHVGRQSVTAAYRKLFDCI comes from the coding sequence ATGAACAGTGCCCTGCATCTGCTCGCAGATAGCCCCTATGGCAACATGATTGCGAAGTTGTTCACCGATGCCCTTCCAGAATGGGAACACACTTTTTTTGTGTGTTCTAAAGGCCCCCTGAGATACCCAATCACATCAACACGCAAGGTTCATTCTGGTTCACCTAAGCGGCTGACTGAGCTAACCAACGAGTCCCTCCAGGTCATCGTGTCCAATGGGGTGCCCCTGAACTCTGCATACCACCAATCACTGCCAGACAACCCCGCGAAAGTTTGGGTTCTATGGGGGTTTGAGGTATATGCAAACCGTCGATTCAGGAGCATTAGCGATGGCACTTCCACATTCACGATGCCAGGCACCAGTGACCTTTACCGCGCCAAACGCGACCAATCGCGACTGCGACGGATGGCTAGTTTCGCAAGACAGTTGCTCGCCAGCACCAGGCCGTCGCATCTCAAGGATGCGATCGAACAATTTGACCACTGCGTGATGCTGTTCCGCGAAGAGTACGACATGCTTCAAGAGCTGATCGGCTTCTCAAAATTGCCTCTTACACAGACCGCTGGCGTCCCCCTGGATTCACTAATCGGAGAGGGTATTCTCACCGCCGAAGACACACCTCAGGGGCGTCCCAACAACATCCTACTGGGCAACTCAGCCTCCCCGACTTGCAATCATGTCGAGGCGATTGAGCGAATCCAACGCATAGGACTTCCGGCCGGGGGAAAAGTAATCGTTCCACTCAGTTACGGCGACAAGCGATATGGCGAAGCGGTGTCGCAATTGCTTGCAAAGCATTTACCCAACCGTCACGTCGCACTGACAGACTTCATGCCAATTGATAAGTACAATGACGTGCTCGGATCTTGCCCGATCGTATTGATGAATCACCTGCGGCAGCAGGCCGTCGGCAACATTCTGGCATCAATCTACCGGGGCGCCATCGTCTACCTAAATCGAACGCCTGTTTATCTAGGACTGAAGCGAATGGGCATTGACGTTCGTTTAGTGGACGACCTTAAGTCACGGGAGCAGATCACTGAACGGCTGGAGACGTCTCAGGTGCTGAAACACCGCGAAATCCTGGAAGAGCACGTTGGGCGACAATCAGTCACTGCAGCCTATCGAAAACTGTTCGATTGTATTTAG
- a CDS encoding oligosaccharide flippase family protein codes for MTHPSRGRKFLGNLSYSITGQVVTLAAGIVTSIILARWLGPDLRGELALVLLLPSTLLALLTSGFNAPIVHFVATGEWPNQRITANVTGIGTLLAALSIAVGCAAIHWRHLLFPGISTPLLIASLGLIPIQVAQGSLNAILIGKQAFRRSMLTNLIVSPLQLVINLTAVVYLDLGILGAFASTLLCGLVGTSISATHVYREVGVGNFWTWPELSIAPLRSAITYGMKAHVANLAGFLNYRVDMFLVNLLLGTAQAGFYVVAVGLAEKLWILVSSLAGVVFPTVSAEAQSDPLASAQFTSRIAATMLCLLSLAAIVMSLTAIPFINLMYGAEFAKAGWVMISLLPGITLLGHAKLLSNHIAGIGHPEVNAIGASLGVVINIASNFALIPRYGLIGAGISTSVSYSIISFYCYYKFVQLTGVSYRLPLIPNGRDLKLAAAKSTALARRVRPWQ; via the coding sequence TTGACCCACCCTTCACGCGGAAGAAAGTTCTTAGGCAACTTATCTTACAGCATCACTGGCCAGGTAGTCACACTGGCGGCCGGAATTGTCACTTCCATTATTCTTGCACGCTGGCTCGGACCCGACCTGAGAGGTGAACTGGCTCTTGTGCTGTTGTTACCATCGACGCTGCTTGCCCTACTCACAAGTGGATTCAACGCCCCCATTGTCCATTTTGTTGCAACCGGCGAATGGCCCAATCAGCGCATTACCGCAAACGTGACAGGGATTGGCACACTGCTAGCGGCCCTGTCAATCGCGGTGGGCTGCGCAGCAATCCACTGGCGACACCTGCTCTTCCCCGGAATATCAACACCGCTTCTCATCGCAAGCCTCGGCTTGATACCGATCCAAGTCGCTCAAGGTAGCCTCAATGCGATCCTGATTGGGAAACAGGCCTTTCGACGCAGCATGCTGACAAACCTGATTGTCTCCCCCCTGCAACTGGTTATCAACCTCACTGCGGTCGTGTACCTCGACCTTGGCATACTCGGGGCATTTGCATCCACCCTTCTATGCGGCTTGGTAGGAACGTCTATATCGGCAACACACGTTTACCGCGAAGTGGGCGTCGGAAACTTCTGGACCTGGCCGGAGCTCTCGATCGCACCATTGCGATCGGCGATCACATATGGCATGAAGGCTCACGTCGCGAACCTGGCTGGCTTTCTCAACTACCGGGTGGACATGTTTCTTGTAAACCTCTTGCTAGGCACGGCTCAAGCCGGCTTCTACGTCGTGGCCGTTGGCCTCGCTGAAAAACTATGGATCCTAGTCTCAAGCCTTGCCGGAGTTGTCTTCCCAACAGTTTCCGCCGAGGCTCAAAGTGACCCACTAGCAAGCGCACAGTTCACTTCACGCATTGCGGCGACAATGCTCTGCCTCCTATCTCTAGCGGCAATCGTCATGTCATTGACCGCTATCCCATTCATAAACTTGATGTACGGAGCGGAATTCGCCAAAGCAGGCTGGGTAATGATCAGCTTACTCCCGGGCATCACGCTCCTCGGACACGCGAAACTGCTCTCCAACCACATCGCAGGAATTGGCCACCCTGAAGTCAACGCGATTGGAGCATCACTAGGAGTGGTGATTAACATCGCCTCAAACTTTGCATTGATCCCCCGCTACGGCCTGATTGGAGCCGGCATTTCGACTTCCGTCTCGTACTCCATCATCTCCTTCTACTGCTATTACAAATTCGTCCAACTCACTGGGGTCTCCTATCGCCTCCCGCTCATTCCAAACGGAAGAGATCTCAAACTAGCTGCCGCGAAGTCCACGGCACTCGCCAGGCGAGTTCGCCCCTGGCAATAA